The Flexibacter flexilis DSM 6793 DNA segment CTACGTTGCGCAACGCGCGTGGTGGTAATAACCCAGACCTAATACAAGTCGCCAAAGATTGTGAACGTTTTGGTGCACAAGGTATTACGGTTCATCCGCGCCCTGATGAGCGTCATATCCGTTACGCGGATGTGTTGGCGTTGGCCGAAGTGGTGCGTACCGAATTTAACATCGAAGGTTATCCCGATGCGCGTTATATGGCCTTGATTAAGCAGGTGCGCCCTGCACAAGCGACACTCGTGCCAGACCCGCCCGACGCGATTACGTCCAACACGGGTTGGGACACGATAGCGCACCAACAGCAATTGGCCGACATCATTGCCGAACTGAAAAGTTATGGCGTGCGCACGTCTATTTTTGTGAATGCGGAAGAAGAAATGATTGAAGCGGCGGTGCGCACAGGCACAGACCGCGTAGAACTTTACACAGAGCCTTACGCACAAGGTTTTTTGCATAATCCTGCCGAAGCCGTTGCGCCGTATGCGAGTTGTGCGGCACTTGGCCACTCGTTAGGCTTGGGCATCAACGCTGGCCACGACCTTGAT contains these protein-coding regions:
- a CDS encoding pyridoxine 5'-phosphate synthase, which produces MTRLSVNINKIATLRNARGGNNPDLIQVAKDCERFGAQGITVHPRPDERHIRYADVLALAEVVRTEFNIEGYPDARYMALIKQVRPAQATLVPDPPDAITSNTGWDTIAHQQQLADIIAELKSYGVRTSIFVNAEEEMIEAAVRTGTDRVELYTEPYAQGFLHNPAEAVAPYASCAALGHSLGLGINAGHDLDLHNLAYFQRNVPHLDEVSIGHALICDALYLGLENTVRLYRRQLEQE